A DNA window from Streptomyces canus contains the following coding sequences:
- a CDS encoding ABC-F family ATP-binding cassette domain-containing protein — MGHLEAAHLEYYLPDGRALLGDVSFRVGEGAVVALVGPNGAGKTTLLRLISGELKPHGGTVTVSGGLGVMRQFVGSVRDETTVRDLLVSVAPPRIREAAQAVDRAEHLIMTVDDEAAQLKYAQALSDWAEVRGYESETLWDMCTMAALGVPYDKAQFRQVRTLSGGEQKRLVLEALLRGTDQVLLLDEPDNYLDVPGKRWLEERLKETRKTVLFVSHDRELLSRAAEKIVSVEPSPAGADAWVHGGGFATYHEARQARFARFEELRKRWDEKHAQLKKLVLTLRQAAENSPDMASRYRAAQTRLRKFEEAGPPPEPPREQDIKMRLKGGRTGVRAVTCAGLELTGLMKPFDLEVFYGERVAVLGSNGSGKSHFLRLLAGDSTVAHTGQWKLGARVVPGHFAQTHAHPELFGRTLLDILWKEHAQDRGAAMSRLRRYELTGQAEQGFDRLSGGQQARFQILLLELQGVTALLLDEPTDNLDLESAEALQEGLEAFDGTVLAVTHDRWFARSFDRYLVFGSDGRVRETAEPVWDERRVERAR, encoded by the coding sequence ATGGGACATCTGGAAGCCGCGCACCTCGAGTACTACCTCCCCGACGGGAGGGCACTGCTCGGCGATGTGTCCTTCCGGGTGGGAGAAGGGGCCGTCGTGGCCCTCGTCGGGCCCAACGGCGCCGGCAAGACCACCCTGCTGCGGCTGATCTCCGGCGAGCTGAAACCGCACGGCGGGACGGTCACCGTGAGTGGCGGCCTCGGGGTGATGCGCCAGTTCGTGGGGTCCGTACGGGACGAGACGACCGTACGGGACCTGCTCGTGTCGGTCGCGCCGCCCCGGATCAGGGAGGCCGCGCAGGCGGTCGACCGGGCCGAGCACCTGATCATGACCGTCGACGACGAGGCCGCCCAGCTGAAGTACGCGCAGGCCCTGTCCGACTGGGCCGAGGTGCGCGGCTACGAGTCCGAGACGCTCTGGGACATGTGCACCATGGCCGCGCTCGGGGTGCCGTACGACAAGGCGCAGTTCCGGCAGGTGCGGACCCTGTCCGGCGGTGAGCAGAAGCGGCTGGTGCTGGAGGCGCTGCTGCGCGGCACGGACCAGGTGCTGCTGCTGGACGAGCCGGACAACTACCTCGACGTGCCCGGCAAGCGCTGGCTGGAGGAGCGGCTGAAGGAGACCCGCAAGACGGTTCTCTTCGTCTCCCACGACCGGGAGCTGCTCTCCCGGGCCGCCGAGAAGATCGTGTCGGTGGAGCCCTCGCCCGCCGGCGCGGACGCCTGGGTGCACGGCGGCGGTTTCGCCACGTATCACGAGGCGCGGCAGGCCCGGTTCGCCCGCTTCGAGGAACTGCGCAAACGCTGGGACGAGAAGCACGCGCAGTTGAAGAAGCTGGTGCTGACGCTCCGTCAGGCTGCTGAGAACAGCCCCGACATGGCCTCCCGCTACCGCGCCGCCCAGACCCGGCTGCGCAAGTTCGAGGAGGCCGGCCCGCCGCCCGAGCCGCCGCGCGAGCAGGACATCAAGATGCGGCTCAAGGGTGGTCGTACCGGCGTAAGGGCGGTCACCTGTGCGGGACTTGAACTGACCGGCCTGATGAAGCCCTTCGACCTGGAGGTCTTCTACGGCGAACGCGTCGCCGTCCTCGGCTCGAACGGTTCCGGCAAGTCGCACTTCCTGCGGCTGCTGGCGGGGGACTCCACCGTGGCGCACACCGGGCAGTGGAAGCTCGGGGCGCGGGTCGTGCCCGGGCACTTCGCGCAGACGCATGCCCATCCGGAGCTCTTCGGCCGCACCCTTCTCGACATCCTCTGGAAGGAGCACGCCCAGGACCGGGGCGCCGCGATGTCCCGGCTGCGCCGCTACGAGCTGACCGGCCAGGCCGAGCAGGGCTTCGACCGGCTCTCCGGCGGACAGCAGGCCCGCTTCCAGATCCTCCTCCTGGAGCTCCAGGGCGTCACCGCGCTCCTTTTGGACGAGCCCACGGACAACCTCGACCTGGAGTCCGCGGAGGCCCTCCAGGAGGGCCTGGAGGCCTTCGACGGCACGGTCCTCGCGGTCACCCACGACCGCTGGTTCGCGCGCTCCTTCGACCGGTACCTGGTCTTCGGTTCGGACGGGCGGGTGCGCGAGACGGCGGAGCCGGTGTGGGACGAGCGACGCGTGGAACGGGCCCGGTAA
- a CDS encoding baeRF2 domain-containing protein: MDLAFLHPLYEHPGPWASVYVDAPRPTEDTLHERHLAAVAVARELSTQGADEETCVAVREAIEELRHSSEPHGRALFARAGEVVLDPALTRSPEGSLVRWAPLPHTAPLLELAGEDPVCVVAYVDRKGADFELRGPLGRQGAGSVTGKQWPVHRTSSSDWSERHFQLRVENTWEHNAAEIADALAVCQEETGADLLILVGDEREKRSVHERLPKRLQGRVVEAEHGAGSRLLDEDVEQARAEHVRQRAERELERFLAARTPGDDGQPGAVEGVPALVEAAREHRIDALLIRPDGPDAHREVWVGEDPDQVAVRRTDLKILGEQNSWSARADDALIRSAVATGAPALSVTPASEEAPVGGLGALLRWV, from the coding sequence ATGGATCTCGCCTTTCTGCATCCACTCTACGAACATCCGGGCCCCTGGGCCTCTGTGTACGTCGACGCCCCCCGCCCCACGGAGGACACACTCCACGAACGGCATCTCGCGGCGGTCGCGGTCGCCCGCGAGCTGTCCACGCAGGGGGCCGACGAGGAGACCTGCGTGGCCGTGCGGGAGGCGATCGAGGAACTGCGGCACTCGTCCGAACCACATGGCCGGGCCCTCTTCGCGCGGGCCGGCGAGGTCGTCCTGGACCCGGCGCTGACCAGGTCCCCCGAGGGCAGCCTGGTCCGCTGGGCCCCGCTGCCGCACACCGCGCCGCTGCTGGAGCTGGCCGGCGAGGACCCGGTGTGCGTGGTGGCGTACGTCGACCGCAAGGGCGCCGACTTCGAGCTGCGCGGGCCGCTCGGCCGGCAGGGCGCCGGTTCGGTCACCGGCAAGCAGTGGCCCGTCCACCGGACGAGCAGCTCCGACTGGTCGGAGCGGCACTTCCAGCTGCGGGTGGAGAACACCTGGGAGCACAACGCGGCCGAGATCGCCGACGCGCTCGCCGTCTGCCAGGAGGAGACCGGCGCCGACCTGCTGATCCTGGTCGGTGACGAGCGGGAGAAGCGGTCCGTGCACGAGCGGTTGCCGAAGCGGCTGCAGGGCCGGGTCGTCGAGGCCGAGCACGGTGCCGGCAGCCGGCTGCTCGACGAGGACGTGGAACAGGCCCGTGCCGAGCATGTACGGCAGCGCGCGGAGCGGGAGCTGGAACGGTTCCTCGCGGCCCGCACACCGGGCGACGACGGGCAGCCCGGAGCCGTGGAGGGTGTGCCCGCGCTGGTGGAGGCGGCACGCGAGCACCGTATCGACGCACTCCTGATCCGCCCGGACGGGCCGGATGCGCACCGTGAGGTGTGGGTCGGGGAGGACCCGGACCAGGTGGCGGTCCGCCGCACGGATCTGAAGATCCTCGGCGAACAGAACTCCTGGTCGGCCCGGGCGGACGACGCGCTGATCAGGTCGGCGGTGGCGACGGGAGCTCCGGCGCTCTCGGTGACACCGGCGAGCGAGGAGGCCCCGGTGGGCGGCCTGGGCGCCCTGCTGCGCTGGGTCTGA
- a CDS encoding DUF6158 family protein: MNEHDERDTTMTGVDPSRLDDQQLMKELETIHRTRHETLLHGSNDALSTHNERMARLEGEYLRRNPRRTVAAGRTREGARERGAGESATPALD; encoded by the coding sequence ATGAACGAACACGACGAGCGGGACACCACCATGACCGGAGTCGACCCCAGCAGGTTGGACGACCAACAGCTCATGAAAGAGCTGGAGACGATCCACCGCACCCGGCACGAAACGCTGCTCCACGGCTCGAACGACGCGCTCAGTACGCACAACGAGCGCATGGCCCGGCTCGAGGGCGAGTACCTGCGCCGCAACCCGCGCCGGACGGTGGCCGCGGGCCGCACGCGTGAGGGCGCGCGGGAGCGCGGGGCGGGGGAGTCGGCCACACCGGCGCTGGACTGA
- a CDS encoding type 1 glutamine amidotransferase domain-containing protein: MRIAFLTAPEGVEQIELTDPWQAAVNAGHETVLVSTEPGKIQAFNHLDKADTFPVQEVVGETSADSFGGLVLPGGVANPDFLRTDEKAVAFVRDFFTQGRPVAAICHAPWTLVEADVVRGRVLTSWPSLETDIRNAGGTWVDEQVKVCDHGNNKLVTSRKPDDLKAFCETFLDVFAKEAA; this comes from the coding sequence ATGCGTATCGCGTTTCTGACCGCACCCGAGGGCGTCGAGCAGATCGAGCTCACCGATCCGTGGCAGGCGGCGGTGAACGCGGGGCACGAAACCGTGCTCGTGTCGACCGAGCCCGGCAAGATCCAGGCGTTCAACCATCTCGACAAGGCGGACACCTTCCCCGTGCAGGAGGTCGTGGGCGAGACGTCCGCGGACTCCTTCGGCGGGCTGGTGCTGCCCGGCGGCGTGGCCAACCCGGACTTCCTGCGGACGGACGAGAAGGCCGTGGCGTTCGTACGGGACTTCTTCACCCAGGGGCGCCCGGTGGCCGCGATCTGCCACGCGCCGTGGACGCTCGTCGAGGCGGACGTCGTACGGGGCCGGGTGCTCACCTCCTGGCCGAGTCTCGAGACGGACATCCGCAACGCGGGCGGCACCTGGGTGGACGAGCAGGTGAAGGTCTGCGACCACGGGAACAACAAGCTGGTCACCAGCCGCAAGCCGGACGACCTCAAGGCGTTCTGCGAGACGTTCCTGGACGTGTTCGCGAAGGAGGCCGCCTAG